The Enterobacter huaxiensis sequence CTGCGCCGGGATGCAGCGCTACGTCCAGACCTGGAGCGGCGATAACCGCACCAGCTGGGACACCCTGCGCTATAACACCCGCATGGGGCTGGGGATGAGCCTGTCCGGGCTGTTCAACGTCGGTCACGACGTCGGCGGTTTCTCCGGCGACAAACCGGACGCCGAGCTGTTTGTACGCTGGGTGCAGAACGGCGTGATGCACCCGCGCTTTACCATTCACTCGTGGAACGATGACCGCACGGTGAACGAGCCGTGGATGTATCCGGGCGTTACCCCGGCCATTCGCAGCGCGATTGAGCTTCGCTACCGCCTGCTGCCGTATCTCTACACCCTGCTGTGGCAGGCGCACGCTGACGACGAGCCGATGCTGCGCCCGACCTTCCTTGACCACGAGCAGGATGCACAGGCGTTTGAGGAGTGCGACGACTTCCTGCTGGGTCGCGACGTGCTGGTCGCTAGCGTCGTCGAAGCCGGGCAGCGCGAGCGCCGCGTCTGGCTGCCGGATAACGCCACCGGCTGGTACGATTTTTACACCCACGCGTGGTTCTCCGGCGGCCAGTGGATCGTCCTCGACGCGCCGCTGGAAAAACTGCCGCTGCTGGTGCGCGCCGGTGCCGGTCTGCCGCTCAGCGAGCGCATCACGCACGTAAGCGCCGAAAAGGACAATACCCGCGAGCTGAAGCTGTTCCCGGTGAAGGGCGTCGGCACGACCTCGGGGCTGCTGTTTGAGGACGACGGCGAAAGCTGGGGCTACCAGAACGGCAACGCGCTGTGGGTTGAGTGGGAAATGGCGTGCGACGGCGCAACCGTCAACCTGAAGGTGAACGCGCGCGGGGATTATCGTCCGGCGTGGAAAGCGCTGAAGGTATCATTACCGGTAGGGGAAAAGCGTAAGCTGCTGGTGAACGGTGTTGAAGGGGGCGAGTGGGTGGTGTAGTGCGGCCTGATGCCCTCACCCTAACCCTCTCCCACGGGGAGAGGGAATAGAACGTAGGCCGGGTAAGGCGAAGCCGCCACCCGGCTTTTTTTAGTTATCGACGCCTTTACTGCGCAGGTAGTCTTCGTAGTTACCGGTGAAGTCCACCACGCGCTCTGGCGTAATTTCGATCACGCGGGTCGCCAGCGAGCTCACAAACTCACGGTCGTGAGAGACGAAGATCAGGGTGCCCTGATACATCTCCAGCGCCATGTTCAGCGATTCGATAGATTCCATATCCAGGTGGTTAGTCGGTTCGTCCATGACCAGGATGTTTGGTTTTTCCATCATCAGTTTGCCAAACAGCATGCGGCCTTTTTCACCACCGGAGAGCACTTTGGCTGGCTTTTTGATGTCGTCCTGGCTGAACAGCAGACGGCCCAGAATACCGCGCACCACCTGCTCGTCATCACCTTCCTGCTTCCACTGGCTCATCCAGTCGAAAACGGTCAGGTCATTTTCGAACTCGTATTCGTGATCCTGCGCGTAATAACCAATCTGCGCGTTCTCAGACCATTTGACGGTACCGTGATCCGGCTGAAGTTCACCGACCAGCGTTTTGAGCATGGTAGATTTACCCACGCCGTTCGCACCCAGAATGGCAATCTTCTCGCCCACTTCCAGCAGCAAATTGAATTTTTTAAACAGCGGGCCGTTATCAAAGCCCTTCGCCAGCGCTTCCACTTCCAGCGCGTTACGGAACAGTTTCTTGTCCTGCTCGAAGCGGATGAACGGGTTCTGACGGCTGGAGGCCTTCACTTCGTCGAGCTTGATCTTATCGATCTGACGCGCACGGGAGGTTGCCTGACGTGATTTAGAGGCGTTAGCGCTGAAGCGGCTCACGAAGGACTGCAGGTCAGCAATCTGCGCTTTCTTCTTGGCGTTATCCGCCAGCAGACGTTCACGCGCCTGCGTCGCTGCCGTCATGTATTCGTCGTAGTTGCCCGGGTAAACGCGCAGCTCGCCGTAGTCCAGATCCGCCATGTGCGTACAGACCATGTTCAGGAAGTGACGGTCGTGCGAGATGATAATCATGGTGCTGTCGCGGTCGTTCAGCGTCTGCTCCAGCCAGCGGATGGTATCGATGTCCAGGTTGTTCGTTGGTTCGTCGAGCAGCAGAATGTCAGGGTTAGAGAACAGCGCCTGCGCCAGAAGCACACGCAGTTTCCAGCCCGGCGCCACTTCGCTCATCGGACCGTAGTGTTGCTCAACCGGAATACCCACGCCCAGCAGCAGCTCGCCCGCACGCGATTCGGCAGAATAGCCATCCATTTCGCCGTACAGCACTTCGAGGTCAGCCACTTTGTAGCCGTCTTCTTCGCTCATTTCTGCCAGCGCATAGATACGGTCGCGCTCTTGTTTCACTTCCCACAGCTCACCGTGACCCATAATCACCGTATCAAGCACCGTGAACTCTTCGAAGGCGAACTGATCCTGACGCAGCTTACCGATGCGCTCGTTGGGATCGAGCGAAACGTTGCCAAGCGTCGGCTCTAAATCGCTGCCGAGGATCTTCATAAAGGTGGATTTGCCGCTACCGTTGGCACCAATCAGGCCGTAACGGTTGCCGCCGCCAAATTTGACGGAAATATTTTCGAA is a genomic window containing:
- a CDS encoding ABC-F family ATPase; translation: MLVTSNVTMQFGSKPLFENISVKFGGGNRYGLIGANGSGKSTFMKILGSDLEPTLGNVSLDPNERIGKLRQDQFAFEEFTVLDTVIMGHGELWEVKQERDRIYALAEMSEEDGYKVADLEVLYGEMDGYSAESRAGELLLGVGIPVEQHYGPMSEVAPGWKLRVLLAQALFSNPDILLLDEPTNNLDIDTIRWLEQTLNDRDSTMIIISHDRHFLNMVCTHMADLDYGELRVYPGNYDEYMTAATQARERLLADNAKKKAQIADLQSFVSRFSANASKSRQATSRARQIDKIKLDEVKASSRQNPFIRFEQDKKLFRNALEVEALAKGFDNGPLFKKFNLLLEVGEKIAILGANGVGKSTMLKTLVGELQPDHGTVKWSENAQIGYYAQDHEYEFENDLTVFDWMSQWKQEGDDEQVVRGILGRLLFSQDDIKKPAKVLSGGEKGRMLFGKLMMEKPNILVMDEPTNHLDMESIESLNMALEMYQGTLIFVSHDREFVSSLATRVIEITPERVVDFTGNYEDYLRSKGVDN